The DNA segment TCAAGATTGACAACATATCTCACACTCACTCTGTCAGAGCGGGAGTATTTGATGAATGGGATACCAACCTTATCAATGACAATGGACAAGTAGGACAAAAAGAGTCTCTTTCTGATAGCTATGACTGGAGATTATAGTTGCATTTGCAAAACTAAAAATCAGGGCGTaaactttaaaagaaataaataactGACACTCTGAGAGGATATATTGTTGGTCTTTATATAGTGGTCACTGCTAGTACATAAAATAATTGACAATCAactttttattaaattattttcaccTCCCGAGACTATCAATCACTAGGAATTGAACAATTTTCATGGAGTATTTGCTTATAGTCAATGTACTGCACTATTCCCTTGCGTGAAAAACCTTTCACCTATCTCAGGAATTGCTTTCAAATCAGTCATCTGTACGAGATACCATCATAATGCACTATAGAGAAAAATATCTTTTTTGATGAATCAAGGCCAACAAATTTATTGTTGATTAGAgcctgtttggacataagaaattttttccctttttccaaaaaaaattcactttttttcgaaatcaatgtttgttcataaaattttcaattttcacttgaagatgcattttggaaattttcggaaatttgaaaaactccaaaaaactgttttttaaaattttcactcaaatcattcacaaaacttcaaaaacaacccaaattatgtttatgtccaaacacaattctaaatttcaaataccatttttattttaaaaaaatttccctctattttggaattttacaattcttatgtccaaacgcccacttaagaTTACTTTGGCATTTCTGTTGAGTTGGAAGTGATTTTTCACTAATAAGTAATAATCGTGAACAAATCACTGAGTTATGAAGACACCTAAGTCCAGCAAAAACTTGGGTGACATTTAAACCATAATCAAATGACCTAAAGAACACCCAGAAATTTACTAACTCATTTATCAACTGCGTTATTTTATTCTGGTTGCTTTTTGATGAGAAAAGCTCTAATAGGAAAAAGAAGTCTACATTTAACCACATAAGATCATGTTAGAATTTTCTTAAGTTTTGGCTTTTTGCTATTTCTTTTGTATTACAATGTCCTTTCCGTAACAATTTTAAAAGAATACGTGTTCCGAtaaacccagtaacttttgcttAAACCCTGTATTTGTATTAGAAAATTTATCACATATGTATAAATTTTTAATTGCAAACCCAATAACTAAAACAAGCTATGAGTTCGATAGTAAattcagaacccataaacttcaaatcctggCTATGCCTCTGATTTTTCCTACAATCAGATCACATGATATTGTTCAATCCTAAACATTTGATTAACAATAGCGAATCAACATAAACCAAAACCGAGTTTTTTTCAGAATGTATAATAAATCAAAACCctaatttaatttcaaaaattgGGTACTGGATTACTTTATTAACTATTCACGACCATGTATGTGCAAATCATTCCAAGGTTTAATCCGATCAGTTTCCTAATCCATTCATACAAAGAAGAGTTAGTTAGACTACTGAAGAATGTTGAGTAGAATAGTTGCCAAAGTGTATACAAAATTGTTGCCGGTGTTGAGACAAAGATTGAAAAAAGTGGTAACAAAGCTGGTACTACTCAATCAGAATGCATTTATACATGGAGACAGATCATTGATGCATCCCTTATTGCAAATGCATGCCTGAATACAAGGTTGAGAGAGAAGAACCTGAGGTAATGTGCAAACTGGATCTAGAAGGCGTATTTCCATGTCAACTGGTCATTTTTACTGGAAATGATGGAAAGAAAGGCCTTTGCAGAATGGTGGATAAAATGGGCCCTAATCACTGAAGTTGGAAGTCAACTTCACAGAATGATAGGTTGATTTGGAAGGCGGAGAAGGATGGATGTTGCACTGTAAAGTCTCGTTTCAGACCACTGAATAGCAATGCAAGGTGTAATCAATGGCCATGGAAAATATTATGGAAATGCAAGGCACCCCTGAAGGTAATGTATTCGACTTGGATTGCATCAGACAAGGCATATCTAACTCAAGATAACTTACAGAGAGGGGAGAAAAGTATGTGCACCAAATTGTTTTTGTGTAATGAGGCAGAGTAAGTTTAAGAACACCTATTGTTGCACTATCCACTGTCCTAGCATATCTGGGGACTTTTCACAATTTATTTTGGTGTAAAATGGATGATGCTCAAAAAGCTGAAAGATGTAATCAATAGTTGGAGAAGTAGAAGTTAAAGAAGCATCTCGAGGCTACCTGGAACAGCATTCCAGATGCATTATACAGGACCATATGAATATAACGAGACTTTAGCTGTTTTCACGGCAAAAGAGAGGCATTACACGGTAGAAATATCGATGCTTACAATTATATGCTTACTGGTGTAAGATAAAAACTGTAATACATTTCGACACTCTTTTGGACAATATTGACTCCTTGCAGTAGAAGGGAGCTACCGTAATATGCTATGTACAGTCCCAGCACCATCATAGTGCTGCTCTGGAAATTTGCGAGGCCAATACCAACATAAGAATAGTCTCTATATATTCACTTTCCAACGACATGTAATGCTTCTCCAAACGTCCACATCAAATATACTTACTAAATTAAATAACGAGTCAACCAGGTGTAGAATACTAAGCTGAAATTAGTAATCCCTTATTTTAGAGAACCAGTATTTTGTCCTAAAATACAAACTAGTGACTATTGGATCGAAATAAGCCCCAAGAGAGCAGAATAATAAATGATTCATATAGCCCGACTCAAAATAGTTTGGTGTGAGGCATAGTTTTTCTTGTTGAAAAAGGGGTGAATCAGCACTGTTATAATTCCAATTCTATGATACTACTCAAACACAACCAATAGAGAAGTAGAAGCAATGCTCAACAAAGCAAACTGACAAAGACCAAAAGAGTACCTGAACCAGCAGCAGTAATAGCTTGCCTATACTTTTTATCTTGAACATCACCAGCAGCAAAAACACCCTTAACACTAGTCTTTGTCGTTCCAGGCTCAGTCACAACATACCCATCAGAATCCAATTCCAACTGTCCATCCAAAAATCTAGTAGCAGGTTCATGTCCAATAGCAAAAAACAAACCCGAAACTTTCAAGTCCGAAACCTCTCCGTTAACCACATTTTTCACCTTCAATCCTCCCAAAACCTTTTCTCCATAAGCCTCCACCACCGCGGAGTTCCAAATCACTTCAATCTTAGGATTAAACAATGCTCTATTTCGCATTATTTTGGAAGCCCTAAATTCATCCCTCCTATGAATTATATACACTTTTGAACCGTATTTCGTTAAAAATGTAGCTTCTTCCATTGCGGAATCTCCGCCGCCGATTACAGCTAACGGCTTATTACGGAAGATCGGAGCTGCGCCGTCACACACGGCGCAAGCCGAGATCCCGCGGTTCCAGAAGCCGTTTACGCCTTCACCAGACCCGGGGAATACGAGCCGCTTAGCAACGGCACCGGTAGCTATAATAACGGCGTCTGCTAGTACGGTCCTTTCATCGGAGATGATTTTGAAAGGACTTGAAGAGAAATCGACTTTAGTTACTGTTTCGGTGAAGATTTGTGTACCGAATCGAACGGATTGGGCGCGGCACCGGTCCATGAGTTCACCGCCGGCGAGTCCTTCCGGGAAACCGGGGAAGTTCTCGACCTCGGAGGTGGTGGTGAGCTGACCACCTGGTGCGATGTCATTGGCCATCCATCCTTCGAAAAGTATCGGTTTCAGCTCGGCGCGTGCGGCATAAATAGCGGCAGTGTGAGCCGCCGGACCACTGCCGATGATGCAGACGTTGGTTTTTTGGGTTTGAATGTCCGCCATGGAGGGTATATTAGCAGCGGCGGACGGTGGGAAGTGGCGGCGCCGGAGAGTTTATAAAGCTGTGGGCTTTGTCGAGTGGATAT comes from the Nicotiana tabacum cultivar K326 chromosome 14, ASM71507v2, whole genome shotgun sequence genome and includes:
- the LOC107760805 gene encoding thioredoxin reductase 2-like: MADIQTQKTNVCIIGSGPAAHTAAIYAARAELKPILFEGWMANDIAPGGQLTTTSEVENFPGFPEGLAGGELMDRCRAQSVRFGTQIFTETVTKVDFSSSPFKIISDERTVLADAVIIATGAVAKRLVFPGSGEGVNGFWNRGISACAVCDGAAPIFRNKPLAVIGGGDSAMEEATFLTKYGSKVYIIHRRDEFRASKIMRNRALFNPKIEVIWNSAVVEAYGEKVLGGLKVKNVVNGEVSDLKVSGLFFAIGHEPATRFLDGQLELDSDGYVVTEPGTTKTSVKGVFAAGDVQDKKYRQAITAAGSGCMAALDAEHYLQEIGAQEGKSD